In a genomic window of Mycolicibacillus parakoreensis:
- a CDS encoding DUF3145 domain-containing protein, with translation MRALNQFAEVTGGVVYVHASPAAVCPHVEWALTSTLGAPVSPAKLNWSPQPAMPGQLRAVTNWVGPVGTGARLAHALRSWSVLRFEVTEDPSDGVDGQRFSHTPHLGLWSGSMSANGDVMVGEMRLRSLMQAGADVLVAELDTVLGTAWDEALEPYRNGSDSAESGLLTRGVG, from the coding sequence ATGCGTGCGTTGAACCAATTCGCCGAGGTGACCGGCGGTGTGGTCTACGTCCATGCCTCGCCCGCGGCGGTGTGCCCTCACGTCGAATGGGCGTTGACCTCGACGTTGGGGGCGCCGGTGTCCCCGGCGAAGTTGAACTGGTCGCCGCAGCCGGCCATGCCCGGGCAGCTGCGCGCCGTGACCAACTGGGTCGGCCCGGTCGGCACCGGCGCCCGGCTGGCCCATGCGCTGCGCTCCTGGTCGGTCCTGCGCTTCGAGGTCACCGAGGATCCCAGCGACGGTGTCGACGGTCAGCGATTCAGCCACACCCCTCACTTGGGCCTGTGGAGCGGGTCGATGAGCGCCAACGGCGACGTCATGGTCGGGGAGATGCGGTTGCGTTCGCTGATGCAGGCCGGTGCCGACGTGCTCGTCGCCGAGTTGGATACGGTGCTCGGCACCGCCTGGGACGAGGCGCTGGAGCCCTACCGCAACGGCAGCGACAGC
- a CDS encoding serine hydrolase domain-containing protein, with translation MSTLDAIDDWPVDHAAAAVIGPDGPVAGHGDLRRPFALASVTKPLAARAAQIAVEEGAVDLDTEAGPPGATVRHLLAHTSGLTMHSDQVLAAPGTRRIYSNYGFAVLAEAVQRAADIDFPHYLHEAVCVPLGMSATRLDGGAGAAGYGATSTVDDLAAFAVDLLRPVTVSAPMHAEAITVQYPGLDGVLPGFGVQRPNDWGLGFEIKATKAPHWTGATNSERTFGHFGQSGTFLWVDPDLELALVVLTDRAFGDWSRRVWPPFSDAVISAYREK, from the coding sequence GTGAGTACGCTCGACGCGATCGATGACTGGCCGGTCGACCACGCCGCGGCGGCGGTCATCGGTCCGGACGGCCCGGTGGCCGGCCACGGTGACCTGCGGCGCCCGTTCGCGTTGGCCTCGGTGACCAAACCGTTGGCGGCGCGCGCCGCCCAGATCGCCGTCGAGGAGGGCGCGGTCGACCTCGACACCGAGGCCGGCCCGCCCGGGGCCACGGTGCGCCACCTGCTGGCCCACACCTCCGGGCTGACCATGCACTCCGATCAGGTGCTGGCCGCCCCGGGTACCCGACGCATCTACTCCAACTACGGCTTCGCCGTGCTCGCCGAGGCGGTGCAGCGGGCGGCCGATATCGACTTCCCGCACTACCTGCACGAGGCGGTCTGCGTGCCGCTGGGCATGAGCGCCACGCGACTGGACGGCGGGGCGGGTGCCGCCGGCTACGGCGCGACGTCGACGGTCGACGATTTGGCGGCGTTCGCCGTCGACCTGCTGCGCCCGGTCACGGTGTCGGCGCCGATGCACGCCGAGGCCATCACCGTGCAGTACCCCGGACTCGACGGTGTGTTGCCCGGGTTCGGGGTGCAACGCCCCAACGACTGGGGGCTGGGGTTCGAGATCAAGGCCACCAAGGCGCCGCACTGGACCGGCGCCACCAACTCGGAACGCACGTTCGGCCACTTCGGCCAGTCCGGCACCTTCCTCTGGGTCGACCCGGATCTCGAGTTGGCGCTGGTGGTGCTCACCGACCGTGCCTTCGGGGACTGGTCGCGCCGGGTGTGGCCGCCGTTCTCCGACGCGGTGATCAGCGCCTACCGCGAAAAATAA
- a CDS encoding class I SAM-dependent methyltransferase, which translates to MPESSIVVQPDQPGSASYLPSARLDTAGLPRAVALFEQAARAVPLYTPPQPIVIADYGAATGYNSMLPIGAAIDAIRERTRVEHAIMVAHTDLPDNDFSALFHTLAEDTDSYLQKDTATFSAAVGRSFYDQILPSNAVTLGWTSWAVMWLRTIPTEVRDHVFVAYSTDDTARAAYARQAASDWQNFLAFRGRELRPGGRLVVLTAAVDDDGEYGYQPLVGAILAALHDLIGTTLISAEEVRRMTIPIVVRSEKDLRAPFAPHDRFEGLAVEHLEVFDAGDRFWAQYQREHDAAAFGRQWAAFARASLFPALFAGLDGGRGDPRVTELADRLEQSVAASLADAPQQVRIPLAAVVMVKRQPTD; encoded by the coding sequence GTGCCGGAGTCCAGCATTGTCGTCCAACCCGACCAGCCGGGCAGCGCGTCGTATCTGCCGTCGGCACGGTTGGACACCGCCGGGTTGCCACGCGCGGTCGCGCTGTTCGAACAGGCCGCCCGGGCCGTCCCGCTCTACACCCCGCCGCAGCCGATCGTCATCGCCGACTACGGTGCGGCCACCGGGTACAACTCGATGCTGCCGATCGGCGCGGCGATCGACGCGATCCGGGAGCGCACCCGCGTCGAGCACGCGATCATGGTGGCGCACACCGACTTGCCGGACAACGATTTCAGTGCGCTGTTTCACACCCTGGCCGAGGACACCGATAGCTACCTACAGAAGGACACCGCGACCTTCTCCGCGGCGGTCGGCCGGTCGTTCTACGACCAGATCCTGCCGTCGAATGCGGTGACCTTGGGCTGGACCTCCTGGGCGGTGATGTGGCTGCGCACCATCCCCACCGAGGTCCGCGATCACGTCTTCGTCGCCTACAGCACCGACGACACGGCCCGGGCGGCCTACGCACGGCAGGCGGCCTCGGACTGGCAGAACTTTCTGGCGTTTCGGGGCCGCGAACTGCGCCCGGGCGGCCGGCTTGTGGTGTTGACCGCCGCCGTCGACGACGACGGCGAATACGGCTATCAGCCGCTGGTGGGGGCGATCCTGGCGGCGCTGCACGATCTGATCGGCACCACCTTGATCAGCGCCGAGGAGGTACGGCGCATGACGATCCCGATCGTGGTGCGCAGCGAGAAGGACCTGCGTGCCCCGTTCGCCCCGCACGACCGGTTCGAGGGTCTCGCGGTCGAGCACCTGGAGGTGTTCGACGCCGGCGACCGGTTCTGGGCGCAGTACCAACGCGAACACGACGCAGCGGCGTTCGGCAGGCAGTGGGCGGCGTTCGCGCGTGCCTCGCTGTTCCCCGCCCTGTTCGCCGGACTCGACGGCGGTCGCGGCGACCCGCGGGTCACCGAACTCGCCGACCGACTCGAGCAGTCGGTCGCCGCCAGTCTGGCCGACGCGCCGCAGCAGGTGCGGATCCCGCTGGCCGCCGTGGTGATGGTCAAACGGCAACCCACCGACTGA
- a CDS encoding MBL fold metallo-hydrolase — MSTGKIERIVTSGVFELDGGSWEVDNNIWVVGDDSDVLVFDAAHEAGPITAAVGGRNVVAVVCTHGHNDHITVAPQLGEAFDAPVLLHPADEMLWRMTHPDAAFRTVEDDAVLRVGGIEVRALHTPGHSPGSVCWHAPELNAVFSGDTLFQGGPGATGRSFSDFPTILASISERLGALPAETVVYTGHGDSTTIGDEIVNYDDWVARGH; from the coding sequence GTGAGCACCGGCAAGATCGAACGCATCGTCACCAGCGGGGTCTTCGAACTCGACGGCGGCAGTTGGGAAGTCGACAACAATATCTGGGTCGTCGGCGACGACTCCGATGTCCTGGTGTTCGACGCCGCCCACGAGGCGGGCCCGATCACCGCGGCGGTCGGTGGACGCAACGTGGTGGCGGTGGTGTGCACCCACGGCCACAACGACCACATCACGGTCGCCCCGCAACTCGGCGAGGCGTTCGACGCCCCGGTTTTGCTGCATCCGGCCGACGAGATGCTGTGGCGGATGACCCATCCGGACGCCGCATTTCGCACCGTCGAGGACGACGCGGTGCTGCGCGTCGGCGGCATCGAGGTCCGGGCACTGCACACCCCCGGGCACTCCCCCGGGTCGGTGTGCTGGCATGCGCCCGAGTTGAACGCGGTGTTCAGCGGCGACACCCTGTTTCAGGGCGGGCCGGGAGCGACCGGCCGATCCTTCTCGGACTTCCCCACGATCCTGGCGTCGATCTCCGAGCGGCTCGGCGCGCTGCCCGCCGAGACCGTCGTCTACACCGGCCACGGGGACTCGACCACGATCGGCGACGAGATCGTGAACTACGACGACTGGGTGGCCCGCGGGCACTGA
- a CDS encoding S-(hydroxymethyl)mycothiol dehydrogenase, with protein sequence MSQTVRGVISRAKNQPVELVDIVIPDPGPGEVVVDITACGVCHTDLTYRDGGINDDYPFLLGHEAAGTVEAVGSGVTAVAPGDFVILNWRAVCGQCRACKRGRPHLCFDTFNAEQPMTLTDGTALSPALGIGAFADKTLVHAGQCTKVDENADPAVVGLLGCGVMAGVGAAINTGAVTRDDTVAVIGCGGVGDAAIAGAKLVGAKKIIAVDTDNTKLDWARDFGATHTINAQELDVVETIQDLTGGFGADVVIDAVGRPETWEQAFYARDLAGTVVLVGVPTPEMRLDMPLVDFFSHGGSLKSSWYGDCLPERDFPTLVDLYRQGRLPLEKFVTERIELGDVEAAFTKMHSGEVLRSVVIL encoded by the coding sequence ATGAGCCAAACAGTGCGCGGTGTGATTTCACGAGCCAAGAACCAGCCGGTGGAACTGGTCGACATCGTCATCCCCGACCCCGGCCCCGGGGAGGTGGTGGTCGACATCACCGCCTGCGGGGTGTGCCACACCGACCTGACTTACCGCGACGGCGGCATCAACGACGACTACCCGTTCCTGCTCGGCCACGAGGCGGCCGGCACCGTGGAGGCGGTCGGCTCCGGGGTCACCGCGGTGGCGCCGGGGGATTTCGTGATCTTGAACTGGCGTGCGGTCTGCGGGCAGTGCCGGGCCTGCAAGCGGGGCCGGCCCCACCTGTGTTTCGACACGTTCAACGCCGAGCAGCCGATGACGCTGACCGACGGCACGGCGCTCTCGCCGGCGCTGGGGATCGGCGCGTTCGCCGACAAGACCCTGGTGCACGCCGGGCAGTGCACCAAGGTCGACGAGAACGCCGATCCGGCCGTGGTCGGCCTGCTGGGCTGCGGGGTGATGGCCGGTGTCGGCGCGGCGATCAACACCGGTGCGGTGACCCGCGACGACACCGTCGCGGTGATCGGCTGCGGCGGCGTCGGCGACGCCGCCATCGCCGGCGCGAAACTGGTTGGTGCCAAAAAGATCATCGCCGTCGACACCGACAACACCAAGCTGGACTGGGCGCGTGATTTCGGGGCCACCCACACGATCAACGCCCAAGAACTCGACGTCGTGGAGACCATTCAGGACCTCACCGGCGGGTTCGGCGCCGACGTGGTGATCGACGCCGTCGGGCGCCCCGAGACCTGGGAGCAGGCGTTCTACGCCCGGGACCTGGCCGGGACCGTGGTGCTGGTCGGGGTGCCGACCCCGGAGATGCGCCTCGACATGCCGCTGGTCGACTTCTTCTCCCACGGCGGATCGCTGAAGTCGTCGTGGTACGGCGACTGTCTGCCCGAACGCGACTTCCCCACCCTGGTCGACCTCTACAGACAGGGGCGACTGCCGCTGGAGAAGTTCGTCACCGAACGCATCGAGCTCGGCGACGTGGAGGCCGCGTTCACCAAGATGCACTCCGGTGAGGTGCTGCGCTCGGTGGTGATCCTGTGA